One window of the Streptomyces sp. NBC_00259 genome contains the following:
- a CDS encoding MOSC domain-containing protein, which produces MGTAGRITTVSSNGEYTFTKPNRDSITLLAGLGVEGDIHSGVTVKHRSRIAQDPTQPNLRQVHLIHEELFDEVRDAGFEVRPGDLGENITTSGIDLLALPTGTVLRLGDEAVVEVTGLRNPCLQIDNFQQGLLKQVVGRDGDGNVVRRAGIMSVVRTGGVVRPGDTITVDLPDGPHRPLERV; this is translated from the coding sequence ATGGGCACAGCAGGGCGGATCACCACCGTCAGCAGCAATGGCGAGTACACGTTCACGAAGCCGAACAGGGACAGCATCACGCTGCTCGCCGGGCTCGGAGTGGAGGGCGACATCCACTCCGGGGTAACCGTCAAGCACCGCTCCCGCATCGCGCAGGACCCCACGCAGCCCAACCTGCGTCAGGTCCACCTCATCCATGAAGAGCTCTTCGACGAGGTGCGGGACGCCGGCTTCGAGGTCCGCCCCGGCGACCTCGGGGAGAACATCACGACCAGCGGGATCGATCTGCTCGCCCTTCCCACCGGCACGGTGCTGCGTCTCGGGGACGAGGCGGTCGTCGAGGTCACCGGCCTGCGCAACCCCTGCCTCCAGATCGACAACTTCCAGCAGGGGCTGCTCAAGCAGGTCGTCGGCCGTGACGGCGACGGCAATGTCGTGCGCCGGGCCGGGATCATGTCCGTCGTCAGGACCGGTGGCGTGGTGCGGCCCGGCGACACGATCACGGTCGACCTGCCGGACGGTCCGCACCGTCCCCTCGAGAGGGTCTGA
- a CDS encoding alpha/beta fold hydrolase, whose product MRAAAFDGKGSLIRWTESAGEEPARVYVHGLGAAATVYHAHIAGHPLLAGRRSLFVDLPGHGISDRPADFGYTLEDHADALAAALDEAGVRGAEIVAHSMGGAVAIVLAHRRPGLVSRLVLTEANLDPGPRRTAGGSGIAAYSEEEFVHGGGFARVLERVGPAWAATMRLADPTALYRTAAWLLHGTRPTMRRMLLDCAVPRVYLQGGLSGELAGESELVNAGVRVVTVPGAGHNVMFDAPEAFVRAVAGIDDDAREQEVTEAAAAR is encoded by the coding sequence ATGCGAGCAGCGGCGTTCGACGGGAAGGGAAGCCTCATCCGGTGGACGGAGTCGGCGGGGGAGGAGCCGGCCCGGGTGTACGTGCACGGTCTGGGCGCGGCCGCCACCGTCTACCACGCGCACATCGCCGGCCACCCTCTCCTGGCCGGCCGCCGGTCGCTCTTCGTCGATCTCCCGGGCCACGGCATCAGCGACCGGCCCGCGGACTTCGGCTACACGCTGGAGGACCACGCGGACGCACTGGCCGCCGCGCTCGACGAGGCCGGCGTCCGCGGCGCCGAGATCGTCGCGCACAGCATGGGCGGCGCGGTGGCCATCGTCCTCGCCCACCGACGGCCCGGACTCGTGTCCCGGCTCGTGCTCACGGAGGCCAACCTCGACCCGGGCCCGAGGCGGACCGCGGGCGGCAGCGGCATCGCCGCCTACTCCGAGGAGGAGTTCGTGCACGGCGGCGGATTCGCCCGCGTACTGGAGCGGGTGGGACCCGCCTGGGCCGCGACGATGAGGCTCGCCGATCCGACGGCGCTGTACCGGACCGCGGCCTGGCTCCTGCACGGCACGCGGCCGACCATGCGGCGGATGCTCCTGGACTGCGCCGTCCCGCGCGTCTATCTGCAGGGCGGTCTCAGCGGTGAACTGGCCGGCGAGAGCGAACTGGTTAACGCCGGGGTCCGGGTCGTCACCGTCCCCGGCGCGGGGCACAACGTCATGTTCGACGCGCCCGAGGCGTTCGTGCGCGCGGTCGCGGGGATCGACGACGACGCCCGGGAGCAGGAGGTCACCGAGGCGGCCGCCGCCCGATGA
- a CDS encoding SWF or SNF family helicase produces MTNDGVINGSSGGYGGYEDERTFAALPPARGRGFAQTWWGRAWLKALEDTALESEQLKKGRRQARDGAVGAVSVRPGRITAVVRDRDGTAYRSDVLLQELTGDEWHRFLDMAVDRAGHIAALLDREMPPHLVEDAADAGVELLPGIGDLEPECTCEAWDLCPHTAALCYQVARLLDQDPFVLLLLRGRGERRLLDALQVRSAARAEPSAAAPKGVPEGVRADEAFAAAGILPPLPAVPRLPAEPGLPPSLDTETAPPQGIDGDALEFLAADAAVRAHRMLAEALGAVGGQPLGELPGDPVLTAGQDTVRLAATARSALPAEVAARLAAGSGRERSGLELAVRAWRFGGAAGLAVLADDPVPDEVLARAEAQLAQDRDEGGRPRLRAAGAGRWTVPGAQAQLRVGADGRWWPFTRSSRGPWTPAGPPAPDPASALAGLLPEA; encoded by the coding sequence ATGACGAACGACGGAGTGATCAACGGATCGAGCGGCGGGTACGGCGGGTACGAGGACGAGCGGACGTTCGCGGCGCTCCCTCCGGCGCGGGGGCGAGGCTTCGCGCAGACGTGGTGGGGGCGGGCATGGCTCAAGGCGCTGGAGGACACGGCGCTGGAGTCGGAGCAGCTGAAGAAGGGGCGCAGGCAGGCCCGGGACGGTGCGGTGGGTGCCGTGTCCGTCCGGCCGGGGCGGATCACGGCCGTGGTCAGGGACCGGGACGGCACCGCGTACCGCAGTGACGTGCTGCTGCAGGAGCTGACCGGCGACGAGTGGCACCGTTTCCTGGACATGGCGGTGGACCGGGCCGGGCACATCGCGGCGCTCCTGGACCGGGAGATGCCGCCGCATCTGGTGGAGGACGCGGCGGACGCAGGGGTCGAACTGCTGCCGGGCATCGGCGATCTGGAGCCCGAGTGCACGTGCGAGGCCTGGGATCTGTGCCCCCACACGGCCGCCCTCTGCTACCAGGTCGCCCGGCTGCTGGACCAGGACCCGTTCGTGCTGCTGCTGTTGCGGGGGCGCGGGGAGCGGCGGCTGCTCGACGCCCTGCAGGTGCGCAGTGCGGCGCGGGCGGAGCCGTCCGCGGCAGCGCCCAAGGGGGTGCCCGAGGGAGTTCGGGCGGACGAGGCGTTCGCCGCGGCGGGCATCCTGCCGCCGCTGCCGGCGGTACCGCGGCTGCCCGCGGAGCCCGGACTGCCTCCGTCGCTGGACACGGAGACGGCGCCGCCGCAGGGGATCGACGGCGACGCCCTGGAGTTCCTCGCCGCGGACGCGGCGGTGCGGGCGCACCGGATGCTGGCGGAGGCGCTGGGCGCGGTCGGCGGACAGCCGCTCGGAGAACTGCCCGGGGACCCGGTGCTGACGGCGGGCCAGGACACGGTACGGCTGGCCGCGACGGCCCGGAGCGCACTTCCGGCGGAGGTGGCGGCGCGGCTCGCGGCGGGTTCGGGCCGGGAGCGCTCCGGCCTCGAACTCGCGGTGCGTGCCTGGCGGTTCGGCGGGGCCGCGGGCCTGGCCGTCCTGGCGGACGATCCCGTCCCCGACGAGGTCCTCGCACGGGCCGAGGCGCAGCTCGCGCAGGACCGTGACGAGGGCGGACGCCCGCGACTGCGGGCCGCGGGGGCCGGGCGGTGGACGGTGCCCGGCGCGCAGGCGCAGCTCCGCGTCGGCGCGGACGGTCGCTGGTGGCCCTTCACCAGGTCCTCGCGGGGCCCCTGGACGCCCGCGGGCCCACCCGCCCCGGACCCGGCCTCGGCTCTGGCGGGCCTGCTGCCGGAGGCGTGA
- a CDS encoding DEAD/DEAH box helicase: protein MHRLPAATLSETSRLTHCSAVFLPSDPPRAGRIAFWHPDGERFEGPGTPTELTVAGPGGRTYAVPARVMPVRDALPVLIRARVSPEASVAAAFWGAATVLALQLAARGLLLPGLTASDHDAWRAGPLTAEDLDLVRTLAASMPPTAHAVPLDAGAAPVLLPEPERLLRDFLDAVADGLPRTPASPLAAGSDAFAADEPRRLPQARAWAQDVAAGHDAGVRLSLRVEVPGLTGLTGIADPAAPEGPAGPAGPSFRAVLQLHSVSDPALVADAAAVWAGGHDAAFGPRARMDALLALRRAARAWAPLTPLLSAAVPDAIELADEDVTELLGDASQALAATGVHIHWPRELARTLTARAVIGPPEDIGPPERTEGSGTDPMGSGMPSFLSADALLTFNWSFALGDQRLTRADLDRLAEAGRPLVRLLDQWVLIDPAEARLARERQDHKVSPVDALGAVLTGSTEVGGRRIEVQASGWLERLREQLSEPEGGRQEIAQPTALAATLRDYQLRGLNWLHRMTSLGLGGCLADDMGLGKTITLIALHLHRQTDSSAAGPTLVVCPTSLMGNWQREIEKFAPGTPVRRFHGTARSLQSLADGEFVLTTYGTMRLDAAKLAGVDWGLVVADEAQHVKNPYATTAKQLRTIGAKARVALTGTPVENNLSELWAILDWTTPGLLGRLGTFRTRHAQAVEGGDTAAAERLASLVRPFLLRRRKSDPGIAPELPPKTETDRAVSLTAEQAGLYEAVVRETLAAISASGGMERRGLVVKLLTALKQICNHPAQYLKEERPRIADRSGKLELLDELLDTILAEGASVLVFTQYVQMARLLERHLAARGVRTQFLHGGTPVAEREAMVHRFQEGDVPVFLLSLKAAGTGLNLTRAGHVVHYDRWWNPAVEAQATDRAYRIGQTQPVQVHRLIAEGTIEDRVAAMLERKQELADSVLGSGEAALTELTDAELADLVELRGGAR from the coding sequence GTGCACCGGCTTCCCGCGGCAACGCTCTCCGAGACCTCACGACTCACCCACTGCTCCGCCGTCTTCCTGCCGTCCGACCCGCCCCGCGCGGGCAGAATCGCCTTCTGGCACCCCGATGGCGAGCGCTTCGAGGGTCCCGGCACGCCCACGGAACTCACCGTGGCCGGCCCCGGCGGCCGTACGTACGCGGTACCGGCCCGGGTGATGCCCGTACGGGACGCGCTGCCGGTCCTCATCCGCGCGCGGGTGTCGCCCGAGGCCTCCGTCGCCGCCGCGTTCTGGGGCGCCGCGACCGTGCTCGCCCTCCAACTGGCCGCGCGCGGGCTGCTGCTGCCCGGTCTCACCGCGAGCGACCACGACGCCTGGCGGGCCGGGCCGCTGACCGCCGAGGACCTGGATCTGGTCCGTACCCTCGCCGCCTCCATGCCGCCGACCGCGCACGCCGTGCCGCTGGACGCGGGCGCCGCGCCGGTGCTGTTGCCCGAGCCCGAGCGGCTGCTGCGGGACTTTCTCGACGCGGTCGCCGACGGGCTGCCGCGGACGCCCGCGTCGCCGCTCGCGGCCGGCTCCGACGCGTTCGCGGCGGACGAGCCCCGGCGGCTGCCCCAGGCGCGGGCCTGGGCGCAGGATGTGGCGGCGGGCCATGACGCCGGCGTACGTCTGTCGTTGCGCGTCGAGGTGCCCGGCCTCACCGGCCTCACGGGCATCGCCGACCCGGCGGCTCCCGAAGGACCGGCGGGTCCAGCAGGTCCGTCCTTCCGAGCCGTGCTGCAGCTCCACAGCGTCAGCGATCCCGCTCTGGTCGCCGACGCCGCGGCCGTGTGGGCCGGCGGCCATGACGCCGCCTTCGGGCCGCGCGCCCGGATGGACGCGCTGCTCGCGCTGCGCCGGGCCGCACGCGCCTGGGCGCCCCTCACCCCGCTGCTGTCCGCGGCCGTGCCCGACGCCATCGAACTCGCCGACGAGGACGTCACCGAACTGCTCGGCGACGCCTCGCAGGCACTCGCCGCGACCGGTGTGCACATCCACTGGCCCAGGGAACTGGCCCGCACACTCACCGCCCGGGCGGTGATCGGCCCCCCGGAGGACATCGGACCGCCGGAGAGGACGGAAGGCTCCGGCACGGACCCGATGGGCTCCGGGATGCCGTCGTTCCTGTCCGCCGACGCACTGCTCACGTTCAACTGGTCGTTCGCGCTGGGTGATCAGCGGCTGACCCGCGCCGACCTGGACCGGCTGGCCGAAGCCGGCAGGCCCCTCGTGCGGCTGCTCGACCAGTGGGTGCTCATCGACCCCGCCGAGGCTCGCCTGGCCCGGGAACGCCAGGACCACAAGGTCTCGCCCGTCGACGCGCTCGGCGCCGTACTCACCGGCTCGACCGAGGTCGGCGGACGTCGCATCGAGGTCCAGGCATCGGGCTGGCTGGAGCGGCTGCGCGAGCAGTTGTCCGAACCCGAGGGAGGCCGGCAGGAGATCGCCCAGCCCACCGCGCTCGCCGCGACCCTGCGCGACTACCAGCTGCGCGGGCTCAACTGGCTGCACAGGATGACGTCCCTGGGCCTCGGCGGCTGCCTCGCCGACGACATGGGGCTGGGCAAGACCATCACGCTCATCGCCCTGCATCTGCACCGGCAGACCGACAGCTCCGCCGCGGGACCGACCCTCGTCGTGTGCCCGACCTCCCTGATGGGCAACTGGCAGCGGGAGATCGAGAAGTTCGCCCCCGGCACGCCGGTGCGCCGCTTCCACGGGACGGCGCGGAGCCTTCAGTCCCTCGCGGACGGCGAGTTCGTCCTCACGACATACGGAACGATGCGGCTCGACGCGGCGAAACTCGCCGGGGTCGACTGGGGCCTGGTCGTCGCCGACGAGGCACAGCACGTCAAGAACCCGTACGCGACGACGGCGAAGCAGCTGCGCACCATCGGCGCGAAGGCGCGGGTCGCTCTCACCGGCACGCCCGTCGAGAACAACCTGTCCGAGTTGTGGGCGATCCTCGACTGGACCACGCCGGGGCTCCTCGGCCGCCTGGGGACCTTCCGGACACGCCACGCGCAGGCCGTCGAGGGCGGCGACACGGCGGCCGCGGAGCGGCTGGCCTCGCTGGTGCGGCCCTTCCTGCTGCGCCGCCGCAAGTCCGACCCGGGCATCGCGCCCGAACTGCCGCCCAAGACCGAGACCGACCGGGCCGTGTCGCTCACCGCGGAGCAGGCGGGCCTGTACGAGGCGGTCGTCCGGGAGACCCTCGCGGCGATCTCGGCGTCCGGCGGTATGGAGCGGCGCGGGCTGGTGGTGAAGCTGCTGACCGCGCTGAAGCAGATCTGCAACCACCCGGCGCAGTACCTGAAGGAGGAGCGGCCCCGGATCGCGGACCGGTCCGGGAAGCTGGAGCTGCTCGACGAGCTGCTCGACACGATCCTGGCGGAGGGCGCGAGCGTCCTCGTCTTCACGCAGTACGTACAGATGGCGCGGCTGCTGGAGCGGCATCTCGCGGCGCGTGGCGTGCGGACGCAGTTCCTGCACGGCGGCACGCCGGTGGCCGAGCGGGAGGCGATGGTGCATCGCTTCCAGGAAGGTGACGTGCCCGTGTTCCTCCTGTCGTTGAAGGCCGCGGGCACCGGGCTCAACCTCACCCGGGCGGGTCACGTCGTGCACTACGACCGCTGGTGGAACCCGGCCGTCGAGGCGCAGGCCACGGACCGGGCGTACCGCATCGGCCAGACGCAGCCGGTCCAGGTCCACCGGCTCATCGCCGAGGGGACGATCGAGGACCGCGTCGCGGCGATGCTGGAGCGCAAGCAGGAACTCGCGGACTCGGTGCTCGGCTCCGGCGAGGCGGCGCTGACCGAGCTGACCGATGCCGAGCTCGCTGATCTGGTGGAGCTGCGAGGGGGCGCGCGATGA
- a CDS encoding fatty acid desaturase family protein yields MSQATATAFAADPAPPPCGGRAAAPGASAEPTGAVGAAGGADSAGSTGSTGSTGSTGSASSVGSAGSDFAPLLRTVREQGLLERRTGWYARVITLNLLALAAVLAGIVLIGPSWWVLPLAAPLAVLSARTAFVAHDAGHAQITSDRRISGMLQLVHGNLLLGMSQDWWNDKHNRHHANPNHAEKDPDVAPDVLVFSKDHAEGRTGLRGWITRHQAWLFFPLTTLEAIALKIAGFRHVFSVQTDVRSAGRSRRPAGRRAVEGGLLIAHAVGYLALLLAVLTPLQALTFALLHQMLLGLHLGMAFAPNHKGMEMPGEDNSERWGHLQRQVLTSRNIRGGLLTDWFLGGLNYQIEHHLFPSMPRPHLRLAQPMVRAHCARLGMPYTETGLVESYRQALGHMHEVGGELRTGASGS; encoded by the coding sequence ATGTCCCAGGCCACCGCCACCGCCTTTGCCGCCGATCCCGCCCCGCCGCCCTGCGGCGGCCGCGCAGCGGCACCCGGGGCATCCGCGGAACCCACCGGGGCCGTGGGAGCCGCCGGGGGTGCGGACTCAGCCGGATCCACCGGATCCACCGGATCCACCGGATCCACCGGGTCGGCATCGTCGGTCGGGTCCGCGGGCAGCGACTTCGCGCCACTCCTGCGGACCGTCAGGGAGCAGGGCCTGCTGGAACGCCGCACCGGCTGGTACGCGCGCGTCATCACGCTCAACCTGCTCGCACTCGCCGCCGTCCTCGCGGGCATCGTGCTCATCGGCCCGTCCTGGTGGGTGCTGCCGCTGGCCGCACCGCTCGCCGTGCTGTCCGCACGTACCGCCTTCGTCGCGCACGACGCGGGCCATGCACAGATCACGTCCGACCGGCGGATCAGCGGAATGCTGCAGCTCGTCCACGGGAACCTGCTGCTCGGGATGAGCCAGGACTGGTGGAACGACAAGCACAACCGACACCACGCCAACCCCAACCACGCCGAGAAGGATCCCGACGTCGCCCCCGACGTCCTGGTGTTCAGCAAGGACCACGCCGAGGGCCGCACCGGCCTCCGCGGCTGGATCACCCGCCATCAAGCGTGGCTCTTCTTCCCGCTGACCACGCTGGAGGCCATCGCCCTCAAGATCGCGGGCTTTCGGCACGTCTTCTCCGTGCAGACGGACGTACGGTCCGCGGGCAGGAGCCGACGGCCCGCCGGCCGGCGCGCCGTCGAGGGCGGACTGCTCATCGCCCATGCCGTCGGCTACCTCGCCCTGCTGCTGGCCGTTCTCACCCCGCTCCAGGCCCTCACCTTCGCGCTCCTCCACCAGATGCTGCTCGGCCTCCACCTAGGCATGGCCTTCGCGCCGAACCACAAAGGCATGGAGATGCCCGGCGAGGACAACAGTGAGCGCTGGGGTCATCTGCAGCGGCAGGTCCTGACCTCGCGGAACATCCGCGGCGGGCTGCTCACGGACTGGTTCCTCGGCGGTCTGAACTACCAGATCGAGCACCATCTCTTCCCGAGCATGCCCCGCCCGCATCTGCGACTGGCCCAGCCCATGGTGCGGGCCCACTGCGCTCGCCTCGGCATGCCCTACACGGAGACCGGGCTGGTCGAGTCCTACCGCCAGGCTCTCGGCCATATGCACGAGGTCGGCGGTGAGCTGCGTACGGGAGCCAGCGGGAGCTGA
- a CDS encoding TetR/AcrR family transcriptional regulator, producing the protein MSEPSPTGRRRGRGARDRILAAATELFTAQGINATGMEQLTSVAGVSKRTLYTHFDGKDALVHAYLRQLEDGLLPAAEAGDDPRAQLLAVFDGEPPVSDGPLRGCPFLNAAVEVPDPEHPVHRLAAAYKTEFARRLAVIARRAGARDPETLGEQLALLYDGAVARATALNSLSPGAPARDAAALLIDAAVAAPVHEKPCRHETSNQHETLHQVDTSHQHEAPH; encoded by the coding sequence ATGAGCGAGCCTTCTCCCACCGGTCGGCGGCGCGGCAGAGGCGCCAGGGATCGGATCCTGGCGGCGGCGACCGAGCTGTTCACGGCCCAGGGCATCAACGCGACCGGCATGGAGCAGCTGACGTCCGTCGCCGGCGTGTCCAAGCGCACCCTGTACACGCACTTCGACGGCAAGGACGCACTCGTCCACGCCTATCTGCGGCAGCTGGAGGACGGGCTGCTGCCCGCCGCCGAAGCCGGGGACGACCCGCGCGCACAGCTCCTCGCCGTCTTCGACGGCGAGCCGCCGGTTTCCGACGGCCCGCTACGCGGCTGCCCCTTCCTCAACGCCGCCGTCGAGGTACCCGACCCCGAGCACCCCGTCCACCGGCTCGCGGCCGCCTACAAGACCGAATTCGCCCGCCGCCTCGCGGTGATCGCGCGCCGGGCCGGAGCCCGCGATCCCGAGACCCTCGGCGAGCAACTGGCCCTGCTCTACGACGGCGCCGTGGCCCGCGCCACCGCGCTCAACAGCCTCAGCCCCGGAGCGCCCGCGCGTGACGCGGCCGCGCTGCTGATCGACGCGGCCGTCGCCGCCCCGGTGCACGAGAAGCCATGCCGGCACGAGACATCGAACCAACACGAGACATTGCACCAAGTCGACACATCGCACCAACACGAGGCGCCGCACTGA
- a CDS encoding tannase/feruloyl esterase family alpha/beta hydrolase: MRLFRPTRRAPALAALLLALATTSTTASLADARPADAEAATAHCARQDRLDVPGAARQQAACLGDLTTAALAGTSYTDTADQAGLAAAGTRNPSGVPGIQIDGYFPDDSRLNATHDWRHDAQFVIRLPDRWNGGLVVTGAPGTRRQYSTDALISDHVLAQGYAYAATDKGNTGPDFFTDGRGPGDAVAEWNRRVTELTRAAKRVAGQRYGHAPARTYMTGISNGGYLTRWQLENHPELYDGGVDWEGVLWTARGPSPLTSLPVTVARTLGRADDDDLLTAGFAPGSQFLWPYHEKAYWGLTQKIFRAEFDPAYDRNCPGASAGSSPEQIFAVCPSDAEYDLASRPTTVRRALAKVALTGRIGKPLITLHGDLDTLLPIRQDSDVYARMIDGRGRSALHRYYTIEAGTHTDGLYDTYPDRLRPILPCYRSAFAALTDWVEDGTAPPADRTVPRPAGGDVVNSCALSRGSDVR; the protein is encoded by the coding sequence ATGCGTCTGTTCCGCCCGACCCGGAGAGCACCGGCCCTCGCCGCGCTGCTCCTCGCGCTCGCCACGACGTCCACGACGGCGTCGCTCGCCGACGCCCGCCCGGCGGACGCGGAGGCGGCAACCGCCCACTGCGCCCGCCAGGACCGTCTCGACGTTCCCGGTGCGGCGCGTCAGCAGGCGGCCTGTCTCGGAGATCTCACCACGGCGGCGCTTGCCGGGACCTCGTACACCGACACGGCGGACCAGGCCGGTCTGGCGGCTGCGGGCACCCGGAACCCCTCCGGGGTGCCGGGCATCCAGATCGACGGCTACTTCCCCGACGACTCGCGTCTCAACGCCACCCACGACTGGCGGCATGACGCCCAGTTCGTCATCCGGCTCCCCGACCGGTGGAACGGCGGACTCGTCGTCACGGGCGCCCCCGGCACCCGGCGGCAGTACTCCACCGACGCGCTCATCTCCGACCATGTGCTGGCGCAGGGGTACGCGTACGCCGCCACCGACAAGGGCAATACCGGGCCCGACTTCTTCACGGACGGCCGCGGACCCGGTGACGCCGTCGCCGAGTGGAACCGGCGCGTCACCGAGCTGACGCGGGCGGCGAAGCGCGTGGCCGGGCAGCGCTACGGACACGCACCGGCCCGCACGTACATGACGGGCATCTCCAACGGCGGCTATCTCACCCGCTGGCAGCTGGAGAACCACCCGGAGCTGTACGACGGCGGCGTGGACTGGGAAGGCGTCCTGTGGACCGCGCGCGGACCGAGCCCTCTGACGAGCCTGCCGGTGACCGTGGCCCGCACACTGGGCCGGGCCGATGACGACGATCTGCTGACGGCCGGATTCGCGCCCGGTTCGCAGTTCCTGTGGCCGTACCACGAGAAGGCCTACTGGGGCCTCACCCAGAAGATCTTCCGGGCCGAGTTCGATCCGGCGTACGACCGGAACTGCCCAGGGGCCTCGGCGGGATCCTCACCGGAGCAGATCTTCGCGGTCTGCCCTTCGGACGCGGAGTACGACCTCGCGTCTCGTCCCACGACGGTGCGGCGGGCGCTGGCCAAGGTGGCGCTCACGGGCAGGATCGGCAAGCCGCTGATCACGCTGCACGGCGATCTGGACACTCTGCTGCCGATCCGTCAGGACTCGGATGTGTACGCGCGGATGATCGACGGCCGCGGCCGCTCGGCGCTGCACCGCTACTACACGATCGAGGCGGGCACGCACACCGACGGCCTGTACGACACGTATCCGGACCGGCTGCGGCCGATCCTGCCCTGCTACCGCTCGGCGTTCGCGGCGCTGACCGACTGGGTGGAGGACGGCACGGCACCGCCCGCGGACCGGACGGTTCCGAGGCCCGCGGGCGGTGACGTGGTCAACTCCTGCGCGCTGAGTCGAGGGTCCGACGTGCGGTGA
- a CDS encoding PadR family transcriptional regulator — protein MLELAILGFLYDAPLHGYELRKRITALTGHVRPVAESTLYPAIKRLEKAGLLVRESQPGRAAAPRHVLSLTDAGRQDLLQRLAEPAQQDITDENRWFTVLAFLRHLPDAPARAAVLRRRLEFLEQPASFFYEGDRPLRAEELDDPYRRGILTIARATSKAELTWLRSRLQEDLPPRRGTPEE, from the coding sequence ATGCTGGAGCTCGCCATCCTCGGATTCCTGTACGACGCCCCGCTGCACGGCTACGAGCTGCGCAAGCGCATCACCGCGCTCACCGGGCATGTGCGCCCCGTGGCCGAGAGCACGCTGTACCCCGCCATCAAGCGCCTGGAGAAGGCCGGGCTGCTGGTCCGCGAGAGCCAGCCGGGACGGGCCGCCGCACCCCGTCATGTCCTCAGCCTCACCGACGCGGGACGCCAGGATCTGCTGCAGCGGCTGGCCGAACCCGCACAGCAGGACATCACCGACGAGAATCGCTGGTTCACGGTGCTGGCGTTCCTCCGACACCTCCCGGACGCACCGGCGCGGGCTGCCGTGCTCCGGCGGCGCCTGGAGTTCCTCGAGCAGCCGGCCAGCTTCTTCTACGAAGGCGACAGGCCGCTGCGGGCCGAGGAGCTCGACGACCCGTACCGCCGGGGGATCCTCACCATCGCCCGGGCCACCAGCAAGGCAGAACTGACATGGCTCAGGAGCCGTTTGCAGGAGGACTTGCCACCCCGGCGGGGTACACCGGAAGAGTGA
- a CDS encoding GAF domain-containing protein, translating into MTDPWVALEAGGDALRRGGVLRRAYEQFATAGRVESAVRPVVAESWRRCARASVAPEGRASVELGDDELAVYRDGHPLSRVMPVIRELMGVYAVDGEHLVAVCDAQARLLWVEGHPQTRRRAGRMNFVEGARWAESVAGTNAPGTAIAVDRPVQVFAAEHFRRPVQEWTCAAAPVHDPHSGRLLGAVDITGGDRLAHPHSLAFVGAVARAAESQLALLAPRPPGDTVRLTALGRDEALLMAEGRTVRLSRRHSEIVVVLARHPEGLSGEELLLELYEDEHITPVTLRAELSRLRGLLGSALLRSRPYRLAVPVDADFDAVARRVASGAVAAALGGYAGPLLPASQAPGVLRLRERLADQLRTALISRADPGLLAEWAYSPWGEDDLPVWQALASALPEGRRPAAEARARALDAEYAAAMPPRRRTAL; encoded by the coding sequence TTGACGGACCCATGGGTGGCGCTGGAAGCCGGGGGCGACGCGCTGCGGCGCGGTGGTGTGCTGCGCAGGGCGTACGAGCAGTTCGCGACGGCGGGCCGGGTGGAGTCGGCCGTCCGGCCGGTGGTGGCCGAGTCCTGGCGGCGCTGCGCACGGGCCAGTGTCGCGCCCGAGGGCCGGGCGAGTGTGGAGCTCGGTGACGACGAGCTCGCGGTCTACCGCGACGGACATCCGTTGTCGCGGGTGATGCCGGTGATCCGTGAACTCATGGGTGTCTACGCCGTGGACGGCGAGCATCTCGTCGCCGTGTGCGACGCGCAGGCGCGGCTGCTCTGGGTGGAGGGCCATCCGCAGACGCGGCGGCGGGCGGGGCGGATGAACTTCGTGGAGGGTGCGCGCTGGGCCGAGTCGGTGGCCGGAACGAACGCGCCGGGCACGGCGATCGCCGTGGACCGGCCTGTGCAGGTGTTCGCGGCCGAGCATTTCCGGCGGCCGGTGCAGGAGTGGACCTGCGCGGCGGCTCCGGTCCACGATCCGCACAGCGGTCGGCTGCTGGGCGCGGTGGACATCACTGGTGGTGACCGGCTGGCCCATCCGCACAGTCTGGCGTTCGTGGGAGCGGTGGCGCGGGCCGCCGAGTCGCAGCTGGCGCTGTTGGCGCCGCGGCCGCCGGGCGACACGGTGCGGTTGACGGCGCTGGGCCGGGACGAGGCGCTGCTGATGGCGGAGGGCCGCACGGTGCGCCTCAGCCGCCGGCACAGCGAGATCGTCGTGGTGCTGGCCCGTCATCCGGAGGGGCTGAGCGGGGAAGAGCTGTTGCTCGAGCTGTACGAGGACGAGCACATCACCCCGGTCACGCTGCGGGCGGAACTGTCCCGGCTGCGGGGGCTGTTGGGGTCCGCGCTGCTGCGGTCCCGTCCGTACCGGCTGGCGGTGCCGGTCGACGCCGACTTCGACGCGGTGGCCCGCCGGGTCGCCTCGGGCGCGGTCGCGGCGGCGCTCGGCGGGTACGCGGGCCCACTGCTGCCGGCGTCCCAGGCACCCGGTGTGCTGCGGCTGCGGGAGCGGCTGGCGGACCAACTGCGTACGGCACTGATCTCCCGCGCGGACCCGGGGCTGCTCGCGGAATGGGCGTACAGCCCGTGGGGCGAGGACGACCTTCCGGTGTGGCAGGCCCTCGCCTCCGCACTCCCTGAGGGCCGACGACCGGCGGCGGAAGCGCGGGCACGGGCGCTGGACGCGGAGTACGCGGCCGCGATGCCACCCCGGCGTCGTACGGCGCTGTAG